TTGATTCCCCCTCCCGGGTATATAAACGGCTTTGCACCGCCTATGGTGATCCTGACTTTACCTTCATGGACGGCCCTTGTGAGCCTTATGGGATTTTTTGTAACCCCTGCACGGGCAGAACCACCTACACCTGCAGCAAAGATTGCACTAACATTTGAAGGCTCACAGGTCTCTCTCAATACCTGGAGAAATTTCAAGGCTTCTGGTGTAAGCTCTTCTTCTTTGAATGAACCTTCTTTTAACCTGTAAAATCCGAATTTTCTACCTGTTGTCTCGGTTATAAGGAGTGTCATAGCCTCAGGACATCTTGTCAAATCTACCTCTTTAATCACATCAAGGGGATTCTCAATGTCTGTGCCTCCCCATCCATTCCCTTTATTGAGAAAATACCTACCTTCTGTGCTTTTTTGACCTTTTATGAATATGCCAGAGCGTTTTTTGTTTAGATACCTTCCTGATGGATGTTCTGAAAAAAGTCCTGTTATATGGCCGTCTAATATGATGATCTCATCGGCAGCGTCAAACATATATGGTGCAAAAAGTCCGGTTGTTGCACTGCCGCACCCTACCCTCATCCGCTCTTCGGATTGACCGTTCACTACAGGTGGTTTTCCTAAGGAAATTTCAATGGTTGCCCCATCTTCTATCTCAAGTTTAACTGTTTTACCATTGAGTATCTCGAATATTGTCTTGGCAGCAAACAGGGCATCCTTTGATGTAAGGATATTCACACCACCAAGGGAAAGCATCTTGGAACCGTATTCCTCGGTGCAGAGATGACCCACATGTCTCTTGCCTTTTCTTTTTACATAAATCCTCTTGCCTTCCTGACCCATATAGAGGTCTGTGTCTACCTTGAGCTTTATGCCACTATAGCTTAGCGGTGCCTCTGTAACCACCGTAACTATATCTATGCCATCCCTGACACCTGTTACAATAAAAGGTGATGGTCTAAAATCAGGATATGTTGTTCCTGAACCTATACCTGTAATAAGGGGTCTATCTATTACCCCACCTTCTGCCTCACCGATGATATCTATCAATTCTTCGTATGTGTGTATCCTTCCCTTTCTTATTATGGCGCCGTTTTCATTAACATATCTCTTGCATGCCCCGTATGCACCTGATGGTATCCTGCACATGACAGGACAAGCATTACACATAGGCGATCCTGATTCATAGGGGGTAAAAACACCCTCAGGACATACCTTCATACAGGTCTTACATTCAATGCAGCCATCGTTTACCTTGACCTTTCTATCTTCTATGGTTATGACCTCTACAGGACATACCTCTTCACAGAGACCACATCCTTTACATTTATCTGTATCTACCTTCATATTTTGGCCCCCGAAAATGGGAAAAAGTTTTTCATTGTTTAACTACAGTTTTTCTTACAGGAGGCGGTGTATTTCTGCTCACCTGGGTTTTGATAACCCCGTCTATGATCACCATGGCTATACCAGGTATATCACCTATTTCTATGGCTGCCTTGGCATCCTTTCCATCTGAACCCATAGGTGCATCTATTATCTGTAGGTCTGCCTCATACCCCTCTTTGATTGTGCCGTGTTTTAGTCCAAATACATTCATGGTATTTCCTGTGGCACAGCACACGGCAAGTTCTGCTGATATGCCACATAAACTGGAAATAAAATTCACCATCCTCCATATACCAAGGGGTATCACCCCTGTGCCTGAAGGAGCATCGTTTCCTATGATAAGCCTGTTGAGCATCTCTTTATTTTTTAAATACCTTGCTATTTCAAAGGCAGATAGAGGATTACCGCAGTGGACTATCTCAATGGCACAATCCGTCTCGTTTATGATTCGCCTTGCCTCGTCTACAGGGACACTTGTTGGACCACCGTTTAAGTGACATGCCACAGTAGGTCTGGCAGTTAATACATCCTCACATGTCACTGTTGAGCTGCCAGGTATGGATGTCCCTCCCACATGCATCAACACCTTCATTCCGTATTTTTTCGACCATTCTACCATTATCTTTGCCTCTGATGCAGTCTTAATACTTCCCAGGCCTATCTCGCCTACGAGCCAAACTCCATCTTCGGCAAGCTCTTTGAAGTCTTCTTCCACAAGACCTTTTTCCAGTATAAGTGCGCCCCCATAGACCTTTACTCCAGCAGGTCTCATTTTTGCAAAGGATTTATGGGCAAGGACAGCCAGCGCCTTTGTCCCTTTTGGGTCTGTAGGCCTACCAGGCAGATGCACCTCTCCTGCCGAGATCATGGCAGTGACCCCACCATGTAGACTACTATCTATAAAGCCGATTTGATTCTGTCTCGGTGTAAAATCACCGAATACAGGGTGGGTATGGGAATCGATAAAACCCGGGCAGATTGTCATACCGTTTGCATCTATCATCTTTTCTGTATCAGGTAGGTCTTCTTTGCTTATGGATCTTATCTTTCCGTCTTCAATGAGGATACTTATTGGACCTTCTATTAAAGGATTAGAGATATCACCAGTAAAAACCATCCCGATATTTTTTATCAACATGCCTCCCATTTTTTACACCTCCCGTATATTAAAGTCTTTTTTTGGAAAACCTCTGGTTGATATTTAATCTGCCTAAGAAGCATTTTTTAATCCAAATCCTTAAGTCTTTCTTTTAACCTCTCT
The sequence above is drawn from the Syntrophorhabdaceae bacterium genome and encodes:
- a CDS encoding amidohydrolase family protein produces the protein MGGMLIKNIGMVFTGDISNPLIEGPISILIEDGKIRSISKEDLPDTEKMIDANGMTICPGFIDSHTHPVFGDFTPRQNQIGFIDSSLHGGVTAMISAGEVHLPGRPTDPKGTKALAVLAHKSFAKMRPAGVKVYGGALILEKGLVEEDFKELAEDGVWLVGEIGLGSIKTASEAKIMVEWSKKYGMKVLMHVGGTSIPGSSTVTCEDVLTARPTVACHLNGGPTSVPVDEARRIINETDCAIEIVHCGNPLSAFEIARYLKNKEMLNRLIIGNDAPSGTGVIPLGIWRMVNFISSLCGISAELAVCCATGNTMNVFGLKHGTIKEGYEADLQIIDAPMGSDGKDAKAAIEIGDIPGIAMVIIDGVIKTQVSRNTPPPVRKTVVKQ
- a CDS encoding ferredoxin family protein; this encodes MKVDTDKCKGCGLCEEVCPVEVITIEDRKVKVNDGCIECKTCMKVCPEGVFTPYESGSPMCNACPVMCRIPSGAYGACKRYVNENGAIIRKGRIHTYEELIDIIGEAEGGVIDRPLITGIGSGTTYPDFRPSPFIVTGVRDGIDIVTVVTEAPLSYSGIKLKVDTDLYMGQEGKRIYVKRKGKRHVGHLCTEEYGSKMLSLGGVNILTSKDALFAAKTIFEILNGKTVKLEIEDGATIEISLGKPPVVNGQSEERMRVGCGSATTGLFAPYMFDAADEIIILDGHITGLFSEHPSGRYLNKKRSGIFIKGQKSTEGRYFLNKGNGWGGTDIENPLDVIKEVDLTRCPEAMTLLITETTGRKFGFYRLKEGSFKEEELTPEALKFLQVLRETCEPSNVSAIFAAGVGGSARAGVTKNPIRLTRAVHEGKVRITIGGAKPFIYPGGGINFLVDCGKIKYGSIYLAPTPSFILPVEYTMTFDTFKAIGGHIEAIRPVDEVLKK